The DNA segment GATGGTGGTGGTTTGTTAGAGTCACTTCTTGTGTAGAAACAAAAGAAGTGTTAGATAACACTAGggttatattttgctatttTAGTTTCTTAATGAGGATAGTTTTGGTATATCAATTTTTATGTATCAAGCTGTGAGAATTGAATTAGAAATTAGATCCATTTTGGTCTGATTTGTATATAGCCTTAACATGAGAATTGCATCCTCATTAGAATTGAAATCTTTGCTGTTTTTAAATACCAAAGCGTGAAATAGAATTCCAATTTTCTAGAAATTTCTATTCCAAGAGTTTCCAAACAGGCTCTTATGGAATCCATTTTAAActgctttatatatataatatatacacacacacacttaTAATAGATTTCTGATTCTTATGTTCTGTGTTATGAATGTGATGATAGATATTTTTTTCCCCAACATGCAGGAATATTACGTAAAGGATAAACAGGAGAAACCTGTTGAAGCTAAAGAAGTTGAAAAGGAGTCTGCTCTGGAGGAAACTGTTGTTGAGAAGACTGCGGAGGAAACAACTCCTGTTGCTGCGACGGCTGCTGAGGAAAGCAGTGAAGTCGTCCCTCCTCCTGAAGAGAGCACCGAAGAGCAAAGTAGTGGAAgttttgaagaagaaaagtCTGGTGATGAAGATGCAGCTGAAGAGACCCCGGAGATTAAggtagttttaaaaaattttgaataacaGGAACTAGGTCCCTTAGGAGTTCTACAGAGGACTAATGGGTccctgaaaaagaaaagaacaattAAGTCTCTGAGGATTACTAACAGTGGACACATTACATTTCAATCATGCTTGATGCTCCTCCTTTTGTGTTCAAGATAATTATGTTCATATTTGTGTTATTGTTTCCAGCTTGAGACTGCTCCAGCAGATTTCCGTTTTCCAACCACAAATCAAACAAGGCATTGCTTTACCCGATATGTGGAATATCACCGGTTAGCCATCTTCTTTATTGTTGGCTTTTATTTCTATTGAGCTGATTGTTTGCACTTTAAAAAGAGGCTCACCAACCTTTTATTTTAAACTATGAAATTCTTGTGCAGATGTGTAGCTGCAAAAGGAGAAGGTGCACCAGAATGCGATAAGTTTGCTAAATATTATCGCTCACTTTGCCCTGGTGAATGGGTATGTATTTTTACTggacattatttatttatccatCTATTTTTTTCAGACAATAGAAATTTTCGATCAACATTGTCGATTATCTATTGAATAACTAAGCATTGGGTCTGCATGTCTGGTAAGATTCACTTACTTAGATTTCTTGCTTATGTCAAGTTGCCATGTGCTTGTGGTCTTACTGGATACTTTTTCTATGAGATGGAGTTGCATTGCATCTTTTACTTTGTTGGTAGTTATATAAACTGACAGGAAATTGCATCCTATATGCTACTAGCCTGCAACTATGCTTTTCTGTGTTCTAAATTCACTTTGATGTCTGACTTCCTGTTAAATCAGAAACGTGTGAAAAGTGACAATAAGGTAGCAATTATAGTTATTAAACATGCAGGGATAGTTTATTGGGATAAATGAAGAATTCTTGAGTACAATTTTTGGGAGATGTTCTTATTACATGGACAGATGGATAACTTTTTGGACACTTGCAGCTTTTTTGAACATTCAGTTAATTGCTCTGTTCAGCTCATCCATTGTCATATTACATTCTGTCATGCATCTCCTCCTTCAACTCTTGTGGCTTAAATACTTCTATTCAGTTTATCCTTGCAAATGTTCGACATACATACTCTCTGCTATTGATAGGACCTGAGCTGTATTTGTATGTCATAGAAGGAAGTTCTGTAAGGTGTTAGATTGGGGGAATATCAAGGAGTGTGTAGTCCTAAAGTGCTGGGGACAACAATATGCCACTGAAGAGACACAAACATATTGTATGAGTTGGTAAAAAGGGGAGAATATAGATCTAAAATGTGGGAGGTCCGAAAGGTGGTAAGCTGAATATTGGCTTGGACTGCGAGAAACTATGCTGATATAGCAGTATAGCACTTGGAACCTTGTTCTCTTATTTCTGTTCATATTATCCATTCCTTTGGACAGATAACTGACTGGTCGCAACTCTGATAGTATGATTTCCCAGGATTTTTGTTCATTTTATTGCATGAAGTACTGGTTCTTATCAGCTACCTGACAATGCAATTCCATCTAAAGATCATTGTAACTTTTTGAAATGATTAGAaccctcttttttctttgtagtGATTAGTTCTTTTAATCAAGAAGCTGTATGTGAATAACTTCTTGCTACTTAGAACTGGTTATACTAGACCcacaagaaaatgaagaaacCCTATATATTTGATTTCGAGCTGGAATTCTAATGACTAATATGAAATTCAGCTCAGAAAAGAGTGTGGAAAGAAGATTGAACTTGTAAGCAAAAGAGAGAATATATTCAAAGTCCTGGCCAATTAGGTGATCTACCCTATAATGAACCCCCTTACGGAATTAAAACCCTCTAAAATCTCCTGATCTCACATTGGCTATGCACTGTCAACGCAGCATAACCATCTGATCATGTCCTTTCACAATTTTAGCCCTCAAGTAGCCTACTTCACTTTCAATTCTTTCTTTCATACATTATATTGGGATTTTGAATTTCTAATACTTGTGAACCATTTTTCATAGGTTTTTAAAGTGTATAAACATTTCACTGTAGAATGTTAGTGTTTGATACCATTCAAGGAGTTTAGTGGTCATAATAGTGTATATGGTTTAGACCGGGACTGAAATTAGACGGCATAAAAGCTCAACGTCGCCATATCTGTAATGTTTGCATTAGTTTTCTCGCTGTTTAAGATGGATGCCTGATTAGCAAATTTTGTTGACGATTTCCATCAGATCAACACATCTTTTTCGTTATGTGTGTTTGTTTatgttatcattattatttatattgcaTTCTAAGGGTCTATTGTGATTCCTTAATTGTCGTCGTATCAGATTGACCGATGGAACGAGCAAAGGGAGAATGGAACATTCCCGGGCCCACTGTAGGCTGCACTTGTCTGTAACCGCTGATTCAATTTTCTTGCATTGTTGCATTTAAAATTGCTGGAGATAAAAAGCACATACTTTGGGAGAAATGTTGTCCATGTCAGGCATTGGTTTAATAAGAAAATTTTGGCTGTCTGTTTGAACTAGTTTGAGCTGTACAAATTCCATGAAACGCTTCTGGGGGGAATTTCCAGAGGTTGCTATATTATTTACCGGATTCCTTACTGCCTGAGGGATTTTGTTCAAGTCTACTATCCCCCGAAATAAAGGTAAACGAACggaaatgattaaaatatacaactttcttttgtttaattttacattattatAGTGTTAGAATTTTACTAATGATCAGAAAAGTGGAGATGAGACGCAAATATCTATATGAAAGGTAATTTTCAAATACTAGAAcactttttttagttttttttttcgctCTGCACTTATTAGAACGCTACACTAATAATCGGATAGATCTAAAGTTTTGATGGGAGCAGAAGATAATCGACCTCTTAATGCAGCCCTACGgcctaataagtaataactggTGTCCTCAGCAAACAACAACCATACACACAAATACTTGCAAGTTATTGTTACTAGGATTTCGACCCATTTCATAATTGATTACGATCCTTGTGTAACAATGCAAGCTTTGCCCTAAGAAAGATGCCACAGGGATATTCCTGGCAAACTCAGATGCATGAGTTGAGGAATATCCGAGGCCTAGGCCAGAAAAGGATCTCTTTGCATGGATGTCAGCAGACATGCAGGGAATTAACTCTGATGTCATGTCGCATTGCCTAGctttaaacccaaaacccaagccaatgacaaaaagaagaaaatgttggcAAGAGGACACAGAGGACACAGGAAGTAAGAAAGCAACTCGAGTGTCTCCTACAAATTAGGTACAATAGAGAACTGTCATATCAACCCCTACAAATTAGGTACATTAGAGAACTGTCATATCAACCGAGTTGTCAAACGTCGTCCTAGATAAGAAAGCTGACGAAAAGTAGAAAATGTGTGTATAGACTACTTTGACCAAAAGAAGACCCGCTTTAAAGATACAGCCAATTGTTATACCGTAATTACCTTTGAAATGAAAATTGCGGGTGCCACATACCAAACGCTTACGATCAAAATCTTCAAAGACACGGTCAGGCAGAAGTTACATGTATACATTGACAACATGATTGTTAAGAAAAGTGAGGATGAACACTTAATAAGCGACTTGGAGAAAATCTTTGACTGCCTGAGGAAGCATCAGATGCAGCTAAACGAGCAAGATGCGCCTTCATAATTCAACCAAGTACCCAAAAGAAAAAGTGGAAGCCAAATCATAAAAATGCCAAGTTCGAGAACTTCCTTACGGACCAGCTGATGTTGTTATCTTCTTTCCATGAAGCCTTAACCCAAAAGGCgcttctgtttttcaatttgaCGAAGACAGAAACGATTGACCTTCCAATGATTGACCTTCCAATGGATTCAAGAATGCGAAAAGGTGCTCAATTGCTCTAAGGATATCTTTTTTACAAACCAAACATGGTGGGTAGAATGCTTACCTGGATCGTTGAGCTATTCCAACTCCACCATGTCTTGATTTAAAAAAGCCAACACTTGAACCCTAGTCTAGTTTCCATCAAGCCCTCCTTACTTCTTAGTCTGTTGTCAGAGCGGCCGGAGACTAGTCTGATTCTTTTACCACGGGAAACATGATTAATTGCTTGCTTAGGGAAGTGTGCCCGAATcttctaaaatataataaatagttGTGACTCGGTCTAGGTAGGATAGAGCCATCCTAATCTTAAagagaagaatgagaagaagctaaaaaaaagcaaaaaagaacATAACCTCCGATACGATGAACGGAATAGAACCATATCGAGGCCTTATGAGTTGAGAAGCCGTAAAGAAGGTAGAGATGAAAACTTCTATTTAGGGTAAGCACTAAGAAGTCAGAATATGATGAGCCTAAAAATGCATTCAAAGTACAAGCAATGCTGACATGCTCCTAGAAAACTGTGTAAGGATAACCATCGGGCATTTTATCAACTATGACTCCCTAATACCAAATCACTAAGCCAAATGTGAAGCCTTGCTTGCTGGTTTGGCACTTGCCAAAGAGGTAGGCGCAAAGAGTTCGGAAGTCTACAAGGACTCTCAAGTTGACACTTTCAAGTGGTAACATTTCAGACAAAGTTCGAGATCCCCTACTCAAAAGTACTAGGAAAAAGTGAAGGGAACTTTGTCAAGTGTTTGAGGAAGTCATGATATTGATGTTCCAACGGAGGAGAATACCAGAGCGGATATCCTGTCAAAGTTGATGAGCACCAATGCCAACTCGGGAAACTGGTAACTTATCAAAGAAATAGTAAGGAAGAACTTAGTTTCCCTTGAACATGATCCCATCCTTAgctt comes from the Arachis duranensis cultivar V14167 chromosome 7, aradu.V14167.gnm2.J7QH, whole genome shotgun sequence genome and includes:
- the LOC107459153 gene encoding cytochrome c oxidase subunit 6b-1 — encoded protein: MADKPQSLAEEYYVKDKQEKPVEAKEVEKESALEETVVEKTAEETTPVAATAAEESSEVVPPPEESTEEQSSGSFEEEKSGDEDAAEETPEIKLETAPADFRFPTTNQTRHCFTRYVEYHRCVAAKGEGAPECDKFAKYYRSLCPGEWIDRWNEQRENGTFPGPL